Genomic segment of Eriocheir sinensis breed Jianghai 21 chromosome 51, ASM2467909v1, whole genome shotgun sequence:
gatggtgtcggaggtgttgcctttacaacggcaccttgtggcggctgcggggttagcctcgccccgcaccttaccacacactctcaacacctgtcgctttctctgcagccgccactaccccataggccaatttcacgtgggaaactatagcgtcgattgccgccattggtaacgatcaaaacagtgactgtgaaagcggcccttatttacttcacagtgcgcacttatacacttcaccctgaacttaggtgtttttctgttcttttctttccctgattttggttttctatgcccttttgctatttcccactgttacttttcactgtcgctgccatgcattacaggtcaaaagaagaagaggaaaacaacaccgggagatctacaaaaaagttttttggattgtggttccccagcacggggttcTCTTATCTTGTTCATCAAGTaataagcaaagcagctctgccagtccattttacgagtctcttggtgggccatcttccactgctcctcagccactgccgtcgtctgtttgtttacatgcagccaaTAGGTACCCACGCtcatactcacaaccgttttccattcatacggacaaccaacaactcgctcccggttgggcatacaggcaaccatggttgcccatagccccaatggttggacaccgccttttaaggcagcacgcatgaagCCGACGGTAGGTAAACATGACCCGGATATGTCAAAGcaccgcgaaactcgtggcggtaatgcgcgaaagtcatgatggtaagaatttaggaccaAACGCTAAACTCAAGGATTGCGAAAcccgagagggtactgtataacgGATTTcagatataacggacaaggtcagacggtcagaaatccacggggaccaACCGAGAATATTTTTCGAACCAACCGAGCCCAGTAACTACAATAACATCTGCTAgccacctgcccctcctccctttatttccttgggttactgtagtctttttTAGCCCTCCTGATGAAatgttttcctccttgtggttcccatttAAATGAAGAAAGTATTAACACCAAAGTAAAATGTTATGCATCAATCCAAGACATAAATGCAATGGAAAACAGCCCCTCACTCCTTCACTTTTATATCTaatcacctttttctttcttaaacaTAGTGTTTGCCACAACCAGTCCCCTGCCCGGACAAAACTCCAatgttttctccccttctctgtttctctctccgtgACCATACACACCCATTACTTCCTCAAATCCATCTCATCTTTGCCCTATATGACCATTCAAATCTCCTCCAATGAACACCTCATTTCTTTGACCTGCCATCTCATCATCCAGCACTCCCCaaaactactactcctcctcgtcTGTCCTCCCCACCTGAGGGGCATACAAAGAGAAAACATTGAATAGCTTATCTCCTATTACTATTCTTATTAGCATTATCCTTGATATTGTCCTCCTCACTTCTATTACATCCTCTATTAACTCCTCtctcaccatcatccccaccattCCGACTCTGCCCCTTCTACCACTCTCCCCTTTCCACCACATCTTGTACTTTTCTTCCCCATTTAATCCTTACATCCAACTAAATTATGTGCTCTCCCCAGACTTACTTTAAAGTCATCCATGAGACCCAGATACTTAGTGAACTTCTTAAAGTTGTCTTTGGTGTGGTAGATGAGACGGTAGCTGCCACCCTTCGCAAGACGGTCGCCCTTCACATCATTGATGGTCACCACCTGGCTGTCCTGCACCTGCTTGTCAAACACTGGGTCGTACAGGTCCTGAGGGAAGGGCAGAGGTTGCATAAGGATAAGTCTACATCTTAAATTATACCAAACAAGATATAAAATCACATCATTCATGACAAGGAAAGCTACTAGTGTTATACCTTGATCAAGTAGGTGAGGTTCATCTTTGTAAAGGATGTGTAGACTGCATTAAGGTGAATCTGTTTTAAATGCTTCTCAAAAAACAAGCCACTGAAAGAAAAGGCACCTGTGTTACTGCTTTTTGCATCACAATAAAGGAGACTCATTCAACATTATTTTTCAACCCATTCTTACAAATCCACCTAGAATTTATTTGAGAGATGAGGTAAGAGTAATGATATGACCAACAAGACTTAAGGTGAAATTCATTGaaactaataataatatagtGGAAATAATAGCTGTGGAGGAAATGGTAgacaagggagaaagaaaacaggtaTTGTGACAGTGTACATGCCTCCCCTCAGAAGACCATGAACAATCCTGGAACATGAAGTTTTCAAGAAAAATGTGATTCATGTTCTTGAAGGAAGTGTACAGTGCCAAAAGTTCCTATTGACAGATTTTAACTGGGGAAATTTAGACGCAGGAGAAAGTTAAGACTCTTTGGGCAATAATTTGGTTGAATTTGTGATAGATACTATTTTGGTGCAGTGGAGTGAAAGCATCAGAATATTAGAGGGAATGAGCTATCTAGATTGGGCTTGGTCATACAAAGAATCCCAATGTTGTGAGACGTGCCCTTACGTAAAAATATCACATAATCCCATTGCTGAAATGGAGACTGCAGGTAAGAGACgggataaaagaaaaacacaaagtaGACATATAACTAAAGGGAAAACTAATTTCAATGCTTTAAAGGAAAACTTTTACAATATTGACCAGAGTGAAATGCTAATAATTGAGATGTACATGATATATGAAAATTACCCTAATTTTTGCAAGGTTTgattaagaagaaagaatggTTTATTGCTGGATGTGAAAGACCATGTCAAAGAAGGAATAACttggaaaaaaatagacaaagacaTAGAATAAGGGCATGAGAAGATTTCAAGAAGTTAAGATATAAATACGATAAAATGTGTTGTGAGGAAGAAATTACATTTGAACAGAATATTGTGACTTTAGTGAAGAGGTGGACTGGAATTGTTTTATAGATaaataacagtaaataaaaacaaaggacCAAACACTCAAACTGAAAATGGGAGATGTATATGAAGCTATGAAGAATGAGCCAGTTGTGGcaacacaaattttttttatataattgatACCTGAATATTTATATTTGAACAAAAGCAAGTTTGGGAAAATGTTACATATACCCTAACACCTTCATATTAACATTTTCAGGCTTCTTTATGCATAGCTTTTTACTCTTCTCTAGTCATTTGCATTCACTACAGGTACCTTGGTTTTCTCTGCTTTGAATGACAGCATATGACCTAGAGAGCAATAATGATTAAGATTTGATCCCCCTTAACTTCATAAAACCAGACTGGAGCAGATCAGCCCTGCCTCatctccacaaaaaaaaaattgaaacttACTTGCTCACTCCCTTTTTACCAAAAGTGCGTGTTCTGGAGATCTCTGGCCTGATGCAAGCACGGCCAGACCGCTGCTCAGGGGCACGCACCCAGTCATCCCAATAAGAGCGTGGCCACTTGGGGCCCAGCTCCTCCCACAGCTCCCGGGTCAGCATCCAGCCCAGCCCTGGGAAGAAGTCTGTCCGGTACAGCAGCCCAGTGCCATTCTTCACATCCACCAGATCTGCCTTACCTGGAAATAAAGTCTAGTGAATATGGTTTGTAGGAAGGAATAAATTATGAGAAATTGATCTGAAAAGATGTAATAATATGAAAGTTGTTAAATATATGACAATGCAGCAACTTCCACCATTATCATAACAATTTCATGAAGTAGAAGTGAACGATATGATCATAAAATAAAAAGCTGTAACTTCCTTCAGTACTGACACAGCTATCAACAGTATCTTGAGTAAAGAGAAACCTGCTGGGACACTTGAAAGTCACATGAGATCTCATAGAGGAATCATTCTGTATTTATAATAAAATCAAAATAGTCAAACATCATTCCAGCATGGATACAATTTAATAAAAAATGTGATTCATAACATCAATTGTCATTATTTCAACCAATTGCTGCTTACATCATTCTATTTATTCCCATACATCCCCCCattattcctttattatttcaCTTGCATTCCAAACAGCTCTTATCAAAGAGGGAAAATACTTgaatctttcttctttgcaacCTCTAAAAATATCCATTTGAAGATACAACACCCATACTTCTTCAATCTCACCAATTTTTCACcacaaaggagaaaataatgacacTCAATAGGTAGTATAGTATAAAAACTGGTATAATTCTGGTATAGCTGGCAAGCCAAAAATATATTCAGTACAGTGTAGGAAACACATCACTGAGTATTGCTACATTTTAGGAAACAAAAAAGGGCATACAGGGAAGGCATTTTGATTCCCCACTCGAGtgtaaagaaaacaatgagaaaggtGATGATGATTATCACTGAAGGTTCAGATGATAAATTTTTAAGCAATTCTGCAAAACATCATCGTAACCTCTAGACAGGATTAACAGGGCCTCACCATTGTCGTTCCATGCCGAGACGCACCACAGAGTTGGGTCAGCACGTAAAATGGGATACGTTGCTGAGAAGTACTCATAGAAGTCTGGCGCAATATCCAAGTCATctggggaagaatgggaggaagttGCATCACCATTGGACAAATAATTGAgcaagaaatgagaaaggaactgCATCACTGCTGGACAGATGACTGGAGCAGATATGAAAAGATTACAAATCAATTAACTTACTAAAtctattatatctatttttttggtCTATATCTCCAATGCCCTGTTTTCTAATTGGAATTTCTGCCAAGGGGATGACCACAGCAGAACCATCTCTCTTTTGCAGTTTCAGCACTCCTTTATGGCACATCCATTCCCACACCTGCCAACTCTCTCCAATAATCATCCACTCTATTGCTCCATTTCACCTGTGGTCTCCTTCAGATACCCTTCCCCCCCAAACCTGCCCTCATACAATTTTTCACAAAATCCTTTCCATTCATTCTATTGGCATGTCCAAACCATTACTGGGTACCATGCTTGACCCATTCACCCACTTCATAATCCATTCCCTTTGCTATTATGCCTATACCAAAACTCTCATACATACAATAtcatcattactttctccatcccatcttgacacaccacatgcacctcttataaaGCTCATTTCCAGAGCTAGCCACTTTCAAAAAACACAAACTCCACAACTGTGGGGGGGATTAGAATTAATTTGGGGATTAGCACTTTACCCCATTTAACCGCAAAAGTTTTCTCAGGAGATCCCCCCCATAACGCACAAGTCAtcgaaaaatacactttgaaaatgagaaaaaatcataaaagatgttttatagaaaattttctggcgcaccctgctgtgaaattcatttctttctaggttgtcacacttggctggaattccatgattcccaaaaaattccaactttttactggtgcgatgtaaaggaaaatttattgaagaaaagttgctcattttatcacgatggagtgtgaaaaatatagtttataatctttgacctggaaatttactgcctacagagagccaaagttgcagtgaaacttgaAAAttaatttttgtagttttttccatTCTGgtatgaatctcattgaataaaagttgtagaaaattatctgtataactcaactgtgaaatcagattatgatttggactgaccgtttggctggaattccatgattcccccaaaattccaactttttactggtgcgacgtacaggaaaatttattgaggagaagttgctcattttatcacgatcatgagaacataagaacataagaatgcaggagtctacaagagaccggtaggcctgtacgaggctgCTCCtttaggcctgtacgaggcagctccgagtctgaaaaatatagtttataatctttggcCTTGAAAtatactgcctacagagagccaaatttGCAATGAAACTCAAAAAATaagttttttcattctggaatgaatctcactgaataaaagttgtagaaaatcatccgtataactcgaCTGTGAGTTCCAAGATTCCCAAAAAATCTCAACTTCTGCTTCCCACtccaagatattggttcatctagattCTAGAACATCACGTATATAAGTGGAGGCGTCAAGACTACGTTCAGCACGCACacgagcagaaactaaaggaagaccgccgaaacagatcggctgagggaacataattGCTCTGCCGACGCAATGATGCATAGGCAGGAACTGTAAACTATTTTTAGCATGGAGTGGTGTAAgggacaaaagaggtgccagttagtcacttagcatTGATAGAGACATAGTTACGCACGCCCTTCAAATTCCAGATAGCTTCTCGCTCTCCGGCACTGGCTTCATGCTCGTTGCCCACGTCTGATAGAACTATATGACGGTAGTGGCATCAACATCATTAAGGGGTTAAGAAAACTACAAATTAATGGTTCTGTGTTTGAGTACTTCTGCAAACAAATTTGCCCACAAACTTCCATGAAGCCAGGCCAGGCCTGCATGAGTCATCAGTCAGTCCCCATGGATGACAACACCCAGCTCTGCAGCAGTGAAAGTTTAAAGATCTCAGTCATGCCTCAGAGAACTTTGAATGGCATTTTTTATGAAGAGCAACGAAGCAAACAAATTTGCCCAAGACCAACACTGCACCAGTTCAGCAATCTCAGTTGTTGGAGGAGTCTGACTCTGACACACATGCCACATATTTTAAGTTGAAACAGTTACTTTAGGTTCAATACTTAAATATCACAAGAAAATCTGAGTTATAATTCAAATCTTCCAAATGACATGGTCACATCTACCCTGGCTGCCGGCCAGACTCACCTTCCACGATGATGACGGCCTCATGTTCAAATTTCTGGAACACCTGGTTGAGGGCCCAGCGGTAGTGACGGGCAATCAGGAAGTAGCCTTTGAACTTTCTCTCTTTCAGAGGCACTTCGATGTCTGTCAGATCTGGGTGCTAAGTGGTAAGAGATTTATGTGATATGTTATATCTCAAAATATACACATTTAGTTTTAAagcttgtttgtttacttttaaaaagaacaaaaacatgaaatCCTCCAAAGAAATCATTACCACTACAGGCAAAAGGTGTAACTGCATGCATGCATACACATGTATAAGAGTATTTGGGGTTTCTCAGGTTGATGTGAGATAGTTTGGGCAAGTTTACCAAAATAAATATCTAAGCCTGGGAAAGTCAGATGAAACTTGGTTCTTGTTTATATTTGTACATAAGAACAAAGTTATGTGATTGTTGATAAAGAGTATATCGTAAAATATAACTACATTTAATAACCTATACTATTCATGCTAAAAGAAATGGAAAGTTGATGAACGTGATAATCTGAAATTATTGAACTATGTCATTTTTATCCGGCCTGAAAAAATGATAAAGCTGAGCCTAAGGTACTAAAAAATTGATAGAAACTGAGTCATTCAACCTTTTTCAGTAACTAGGCTGGCTGCATCTCAGTAAGCACAACTGTCCAAAAGCTTTAGCTCTCCCATTTAAATTTAAAAGGTCATGGAGACAAATGATATGAATGAGGGCAAATCAGAACCTTACTGGAGTCTCCTAAATATGCATATATAATAtccaaacaaaagaagaaagcatCAGGTGGGATGGTAGCCAATGACAGATTCAGTCATCGCAATCAGATGCTCAGCTGTTGTTGAACATATTACCAAACACTTAATTGTCTCAGCTTCCCATGAATGCTACCAGGCAGTTATTGTGTGATTTCCACTCCTTCCTGAATCCTCATGGTTACATACTTTCAGCCTCAGCTGCtagaggagatagtggtggtgaacTGTCATGATGCCAAGAAAAGCACAATACAAGAGAACAAAtttgggaagaaaaaaggatttAGTATACAAGAAAGTCATTCCAGATCTGCCCACTTGGTTTTCTTTAATCCCTTACCTCTTCAGGGATTACTTATTAAGGGTTTTAATTCTGATAGTCCTCTCCTCTAATTTCTTTTATACGGTAAGAAGCTCTCCCTTCAATACCTGAATTAAGGTCACTTTATCTCCATATGACTCGATGACCTCCCTGGTTGGCCGGTGCCCACAGTCCTGGGATACTATGATAGGGAAGCGCTCCTGACTGGGCCGGTGCTTGAGCAGAAGGTCAAGGGAGCGTCGCACGGCTGAATCTCTGTTGCAGGCAATCAGCAGCACTGGTAATACTGGCCCATCATACAGCAGCGATCCAACCAGGGACTCCTAAGGAGAGCACAACACTGGAGTTTTCCCATGTTTCAATAATGTGATCAAAATTCCTACAAAACTCCTAATATGAATGAATAAAACTAATGTATTTTTAGGAGGCAAAATCTAAAAAACCTAAGTACATCTACTCTTCTAATTCTTTAAAAGTTACACTGCTAGGAGATCATTACAATCCTTGCACTGCACAGTCATTGAGAGCCAGTTCCTGTAGAATGCATACCTTTAAGGGAAAACAATGTTACATGCTGCCTCCTGACTCACTCAGATTATACAACTACTTTATTTCAGGCAGCTTCTACATGGATGCTGACTGATACAGAATTGTAGAATAAGTGAACAAAGCTGGGATATtgtgttccattcatctaccactacAAAGCTGACAGCAGGTTTTCACATATCCAATAAATGAAAAGCCTACCACAAACAAAGTAAAAAGTTATTTTCACAAATGGTCACATGCCAAAATTTTTAGTTCCAGTCAGTTTAAGTTATGGTTTAACTAAATTTCCCATTTAAGTAGTTCCTCAAATTAGGTTAAGTTTGATTAAGCACCAAATGCAGGTCCTGCAAAGCTTCCAGTGATCCTTAGCAACATTCAAACTCAGTGGGTTACCTGCTGCCCTGTCTCGCCTCCCACActttgctgctgttgctgctgctgctgctgcattgTTCGAAGCTTGTTAAGCAGCACATTGTAGAATTGTGACTGTTTATTGAGCTCATCTTCAAGTTTATCCAGCTGCCCATTGATGTCATGAGGCTTCTGGGGATAAAGATAAACATGGaacatgtaaaagaaaaataagtataataataataataataataataataataataataataataataataataataataataataataataataataataataataataatgacaatgataataataataatatttgtgGTAACAGCAAATATCCACTGCTCAATCATCTAATTTATAACATTTAATTTAGCGTTGAGGTCACTGTGCTGTGCTAAGTCCTGCATAGTAGTATTTCTGAATGGGTTGAATAAATTTAGTCCACTTGGAGGGAAAAGATAAGAGCATCATCTTCCTTGGAACTTATTGGTTGACAGAAATCCATGGAAAGAAAAATGGCAGGTCTTTCTAACATCAGCAATGATGTGAAAATATAAGCATTAGGCTTATAGGAAATATCAATTTTTATCATCTCTAAATATTTTGTGTGGTTGTGAAGTTCCTTGGACAAAATAAAAATGCATacataaaggaagataaaaataattaaCTTGGGAAAAAAAGGCTTATAAAGAAACATCTGGTGGCAGGGAGGTCAGTTCCATAAGCTGGCAATTCATTTAAGGTTGGCATTTCCACCTATTTTTATAGTTTTGGGCAAATATATTCCGTTTTCTGTATTAGTGCTTTCTGAGGCCTTATGGCACACTATGGTAA
This window contains:
- the LOC126982561 gene encoding alpha-1,3-mannosyl-glycoprotein 2-beta-N-acetylglucosaminyltransferase-like isoform X5, producing the protein MRKKQILLLKIGVVVWVCVVYALFLHKPATTTSSQPHDINGQLDKLEDELNKQSQFYNVLLNKLRTMQQQQQQQQQSVGGETGQQESLVGSLLYDGPVLPVLLIACNRDSAVRRSLDLLLKHRPSQERFPIIVSQDCGHRPTREVIESYGDKVTLIQHPDLTDIEVPLKERKFKGYFLIARHYRWALNQVFQKFEHEAVIIVEDDLDIAPDFYEYFSATYPILRADPTLWCVSAWNDNGKADLVDVKNGTGLLYRTDFFPGLGWMLTRELWEELGPKWPRSYWDDWVRAPEQRSGRACIRPEISRTRTFGKKGVSNGLFFEKHLKQIHLNAVYTSFTKMNLTYLIKDLYDPVFDKQVQDSQVVTINDVKGDRLAKGGSYRLIYHTKDNFKKFTKYLGLMDDFKAGIPRTGYKGTITFFYRGLRIFLSPGNNWKGYNPSWS
- the LOC126982561 gene encoding alpha-1,3-mannosyl-glycoprotein 2-beta-N-acetylglucosaminyltransferase-like isoform X1 → MLRTADKPGGALLQSNVTKMRKKQILLLKIGVVVWVCVVYALFLHKPATTTSSQKPHDINGQLDKLEDELNKQSQFYNVLLNKLRTMQQQQQQQQQSVGGETGQQESLVGSLLYDGPVLPVLLIACNRDSAVRRSLDLLLKHRPSQERFPIIVSQDCGHRPTREVIESYGDKVTLIQHPDLTDIEVPLKERKFKGYFLIARHYRWALNQVFQKFEHEAVIIVEDDLDIAPDFYEYFSATYPILRADPTLWCVSAWNDNGKADLVDVKNGTGLLYRTDFFPGLGWMLTRELWEELGPKWPRSYWDDWVRAPEQRSGRACIRPEISRTRTFGKKGVSNGLFFEKHLKQIHLNAVYTSFTKMNLTYLIKDLYDPVFDKQVQDSQVVTINDVKGDRLAKGGSYRLIYHTKDNFKKFTKYLGLMDDFKAGIPRTGYKGTITFFYRGLRIFLSPGNNWKGYNPSWS
- the LOC126982561 gene encoding alpha-1,3-mannosyl-glycoprotein 2-beta-N-acetylglucosaminyltransferase-like isoform X4; amino-acid sequence: MRKKQILLLKIGVVVWVCVVYALFLHKPATTTSSQKPHDINGQLDKLEDELNKQSQFYNVLLNKLRTMQQQQQQQQQSVGGETGQQESLVGSLLYDGPVLPVLLIACNRDSAVRRSLDLLLKHRPSQERFPIIVSQDCGHRPTREVIESYGDKVTLIQHPDLTDIEVPLKERKFKGYFLIARHYRWALNQVFQKFEHEAVIIVEDDLDIAPDFYEYFSATYPILRADPTLWCVSAWNDNGKADLVDVKNGTGLLYRTDFFPGLGWMLTRELWEELGPKWPRSYWDDWVRAPEQRSGRACIRPEISRTRTFGKKGVSNGLFFEKHLKQIHLNAVYTSFTKMNLTYLIKDLYDPVFDKQVQDSQVVTINDVKGDRLAKGGSYRLIYHTKDNFKKFTKYLGLMDDFKAGIPRTGYKGTITFFYRGLRIFLSPGNNWKGYNPSWS
- the LOC126982561 gene encoding alpha-1,3-mannosyl-glycoprotein 2-beta-N-acetylglucosaminyltransferase-like isoform X6; this translates as MQQQQQQQQQSVGGETGQQESLVGSLLYDGPVLPVLLIACNRDSAVRRSLDLLLKHRPSQERFPIIVSQDCGHRPTREVIESYGDKVTLIQHPDLTDIEVPLKERKFKGYFLIARHYRWALNQVFQKFEHEAVIIVEDDLDIAPDFYEYFSATYPILRADPTLWCVSAWNDNGKADLVDVKNGTGLLYRTDFFPGLGWMLTRELWEELGPKWPRSYWDDWVRAPEQRSGRACIRPEISRTRTFGKKGVSNGLFFEKHLKQIHLNAVYTSFTKMNLTYLIKDLYDPVFDKQVQDSQVVTINDVKGDRLAKGGSYRLIYHTKDNFKKFTKYLGLMDDFKAGIPRTGYKGTITFFYRGLRIFLSPGNNWKGYNPSWS
- the LOC126982561 gene encoding alpha-1,3-mannosyl-glycoprotein 2-beta-N-acetylglucosaminyltransferase-like isoform X3 is translated as MKLMCELSNVTKMRKKQILLLKIGVVVWVCVVYALFLHKPATTTSSQKPHDINGQLDKLEDELNKQSQFYNVLLNKLRTMQQQQQQQQQSVGGETGQQESLVGSLLYDGPVLPVLLIACNRDSAVRRSLDLLLKHRPSQERFPIIVSQDCGHRPTREVIESYGDKVTLIQHPDLTDIEVPLKERKFKGYFLIARHYRWALNQVFQKFEHEAVIIVEDDLDIAPDFYEYFSATYPILRADPTLWCVSAWNDNGKADLVDVKNGTGLLYRTDFFPGLGWMLTRELWEELGPKWPRSYWDDWVRAPEQRSGRACIRPEISRTRTFGKKGVSNGLFFEKHLKQIHLNAVYTSFTKMNLTYLIKDLYDPVFDKQVQDSQVVTINDVKGDRLAKGGSYRLIYHTKDNFKKFTKYLGLMDDFKAGIPRTGYKGTITFFYRGLRIFLSPGNNWKGYNPSWS
- the LOC126982561 gene encoding alpha-1,3-mannosyl-glycoprotein 2-beta-N-acetylglucosaminyltransferase-like isoform X2, with amino-acid sequence MLRTADKPGGALLQSNVTKMRKKQILLLKIGVVVWVCVVYALFLHKPATTTSSQPHDINGQLDKLEDELNKQSQFYNVLLNKLRTMQQQQQQQQQSVGGETGQQESLVGSLLYDGPVLPVLLIACNRDSAVRRSLDLLLKHRPSQERFPIIVSQDCGHRPTREVIESYGDKVTLIQHPDLTDIEVPLKERKFKGYFLIARHYRWALNQVFQKFEHEAVIIVEDDLDIAPDFYEYFSATYPILRADPTLWCVSAWNDNGKADLVDVKNGTGLLYRTDFFPGLGWMLTRELWEELGPKWPRSYWDDWVRAPEQRSGRACIRPEISRTRTFGKKGVSNGLFFEKHLKQIHLNAVYTSFTKMNLTYLIKDLYDPVFDKQVQDSQVVTINDVKGDRLAKGGSYRLIYHTKDNFKKFTKYLGLMDDFKAGIPRTGYKGTITFFYRGLRIFLSPGNNWKGYNPSWS